The window CGCTGTGAACAACTCTCTGTCTATCGTAAAGCGACTCGACAAGGAGACGGACGTCCGGGCACGCGTCATGCAAGTCGAGCACAGCCCCGATGTGACCTACGAGGATATCGGTGGACTCGAAGAGCAGATGCAAGAAGTCCGCGAGACGGTCGAGATGCCGCTCGACCGCCCCGAGATGTTCGAGAAAGTGGGTATCGACCCGCCGGCAGGCGTGCTTCTGTACGGCCCGCCGGGCACCGGGAAGACGATGCTCGCGAAGGCCGTCGCCAACCAGACGAACGCCTCGTTCATCAAGATGGCCGGGTCCGAACTGGTGCACAAGTTCATCGGTGAGGGTGCGAAACTCGTCCGCGACCTCTTCGAGGTTGCGCGCGAGAACGAACCCGCCGTCATCTTCATCGACGAAATCGACGCCATCGCGTCCAAGCGGACGGACTCGAAGACCTCCGGCGACGCCGAGGTCCAGCGGACGATGATGCAACTCCTCGCGGAGATGGACGGCTTCGACGAACGCGGGAACATCCGCCTCATCGCGGCGACTAACCGCTTCGACATGCTCGACCCCGCGATTCTGCGTCCCGGCCGGTTCGACCGCCTCATCGAGGTGCCCAAGCCGAACGAAGACGGCCGCGAGATTATCTTCCAAATCCACACCCGGAAGATGAACGTCTCCGACGACGTGGACTTCGAGGAACTCGCCGAACTCGCCGAAGAGGCGTCCGGTGCCGACATCAAGGCCATCTGTACCGAGGCCGGGATGTTCGCCATCCGCGACGACCGCACGGAGATATTCATGCAGGACTTCGTCGACGCGTGGGAGAAGATTCAGCAAGAAGCAGAGAGCGCAGACGACGTCTCGCGCGCGTTCGCCTAACTCGGCGGTTCGCGTTCGAAAATCGTTCTTTTTCGGTGACCGCGTTCCGAGTGACTACGCTGCGACTGCGAGGTACGGCAGGACGAACAGGGCGACGAACATCGCACCGAGGATGATACCGTATCCAGTGAGCGTCGCGACGGCGGTCACCCACGATTCACGTCGACCGGGGAGTTCGAGAGCAGACATACTGGACTGCTCACGGTCGTAGATGATAAATCGTTGGTCTGCGCTGTCGCGTCGAACCGATGGACGACAGGACGAACAGTCGAACTCACTCGCCGCAACCCGAACGACTGAAACCGACTGGGTCGCACCCAGACGTATGGGCACGCCACTCGACACGCGACCGGCGCAAGCCGAAGAGGTCCTCGACCGACTCTACGAGGAGTACCCCGATACGACCATCTCGCTCTCCTACTCGAACCGTCTCGAACTCCTCATCGCGGTCATGCTCTCTGCACAGTGTACCGACGAGCGCGTCAACACGGTCACAGCCGAGTTGTTCGCGAAGTACGACTCCGCCGAGGACTACGCGAACGCCGACCAAGAGGAGTTGGCCGAGGACATCAACTCCATCACCTACTACAACAACAAGGCGAAGTACATCCGAAGCGCGTGCGCGGACATCATCGAAAAGCACGACGGAGCGGTCCCTGACACGATGTCCGAACTGACCGACCTCGCGGGTGTCGGCCGAAAGACTGCGAACGTCGTCCTCCAACACGGACACGACATCGTCGAGGGTATCGTCGTCGACACGCACGTTCAGCGACTCTCGCGGCGACTCGGCCTGACGGAAGAAGAGTACCCCGAGCGAATCGAAGAAGACCTGGTGCCGGTCGTCCCCGAGACGGACTGGCAGCAGTTCACCCACCTGTTCATCAGTCACGGCCGCGCCGTCTGCGACGCGCGCAACCCCGACTGCGACGCGTGCGTGCTCGAAGACATCTGTCCGTCGTCGAAACTCGAACACGACGTGGACCTCGCCAGCGGCGACGAGTGGTAAGAGGAACGAGCGAAGACCTCAGACAAACAGGTACCCAGTGACGTATCGGTAGACTCCGAGTACCCACGCGAGGAACCAGAAGATGACGTACCCGAAGACGCCGATTCGGAGGCGACCACGCCACGCACTCATGTTCTCGTGGAGGTCGTCGAGTGAGATGTCCTGGTCCGGGTTGTGGTAGAGGTCCGCCTTCCACTTCGCCTCAAAGATACGGACGATGCCGGTGAGCGCGAACACGAGCATCGCGTACGCTTGTAGGCCAAGGATGGCGTGGAGCGCACTCAGACCGTTCAACTGCTGGAGCAGTCGCGGCAGCATCCACGTGACGACCGGGACCGTGTTCAACACGAGGCCCGGGAAGATGACCTTCAGGTGGTAGACGAGAACCTCCCACGACACCGTCTCGGCGTCTATCATTATCCACGCCCCGTAGAGGTAAAACGGAAGACTGGCCGTGACGGTGACCGCGGCGAGCGTGGCGAAGGTCGTCTCGTCTGCCATCGCCCGGCGTTAGCACGCGGGTGGCCTAAAGGAACCGATGCACTGACGGTCGTTCGAGCGCTGGACCAGTGACGCACGGTGACCGACCACAGTATACCGGGCGGTCGGCCGTCGAAACGGCTTCTCGCACGCGACGCGGGGTCGGAACACGTTTACCGCCCAAGGTCCTACTCCCGACGATGGCAGATTCGTCTTCCGCACCGGCCGACGACCGAGCGTCGCCGGACGCGGGTGCCGACGATGCGGTGTCCGAGGACGAACTCGAAGCCCTTCGCCGGGAGGTCGAAGAGAAGTACGACTTCGAGAACTTCGGCCCGGCGGACATGGCGAAGATGAGCGTCGAAGAGTGGGAAGCAGCCTTCGACCCGGACTCGTGGGTCGTCGGCGAAGAACTCCTCGACCGTGTCGAAGAGGAACTCCGATACCGGGTCGCAATCCGCGAAGTGTTCGCTGTCCTCGAACGCGTCACCGAAAACGGTGAGCCACGTATCCTCGCGTACTCAGACGAAGGGTACGCCGTCGTCTACCCGGACGGGAGCGTCGAAGGAGAAGGGACCGTCCTCCGCGACGTGAAACCCACCGTCGCCCTCTGTTCGATGGACGACTTCGAGGTGAATCAGGCACCGGCGAACGTCCGCCTCCCCGGCCCCGACGAAGTCGTCCAGGGGACAGGTGACTTCGGCAACCGGATGCTCCAAATCGTCGCGTTCGGTCAGTTGCTCGGCGGCCTCGCACTCATCGGTGCGTGGGTTATCGTCCCAGAAGTCCAGTCTATCGTCGCGCCGGTCGTCGGCGTGGTCTTCCTCCTCATCGGTCTCTTTCTCTTCGTCACGGTGGCGAACGCTCGTCTCTCGGACCGCTTCCGGTCCGAAGAGTACCGCGACCGACTCCGTGCGATTGGCGTCGAAGACGGCGAACGCCCGTCGTTCGTCCCGTCGTTCGACGGCAACGCAGATGCCCAGCCATTGGTCGAGGGGCCAGACGGTGAACCCCTCAGTTCTGAGGGCTCGTAACAGCCCTCGTCGGACCGCGCTAATCCCCTTCCGTGAGGGCATAGTCGGTGGGTTTAAGCGCATCCCATCCTGACCAACGACCGTATGAAAAGGCGGGAGTTTCTCCGAACGGCCGGCGGTGCAGCAGCCGCCGCGACCGCTGCCGCCGGGACCGCCGCCGCTGCGCAGGAAGGCGGCGGTGGCGCGCAGGTTCAACCTGACTTCGGCGGTTGGCTCGACGGCGTCGACGGAGGCTACGAAGACCTCCGCGGCCAGAGCGAAGTGACCATCGAAGTTGGTGCCTCCGGCAACGGTGGCAATCTGGCGTTCGCCCCGGCCGGCATCTGGGTCGACCCCGGTACGACTGTGACGTGGGAATGGACTGGTGAAGGCGGCGGCCACAACGTCAAGATGGAAGAGGGACCAGCGGGTCTCGACTCCGGTGCCGCAGTCGCCGAAGCTGGTACGACCTACGAGTATACCTTCGAAGAGGGCGACGCGGGCATTAACAAATACTTCTGTGAGCCCCACAAGGCGCTCGGTATGCTCGGCGCAGTCGCGGTCGGCGGCGACGTGGCGACAGTCGAAGTCGGTGGCGGCGGCGGCGAAAAGGAACTCGAGGAACTCGGCGTTCCGATTCAGGCTCACTGGGTCGGCGCGGCGACCATCCTCGGTATCAT is drawn from Haloferax litoreum and contains these coding sequences:
- the pan1 gene encoding proteasome-activating nucleotidase Pan1; its protein translation is MTDTVDDVDLPYDKDTASQQEKITALQERLEVLETQNEEMRDKLLDANAENNKYQQKLERLTHENKKLKQSPLFVATVQEITDEGVIIKQHGNNQEALTEVTDEMREELEPDARVAVNNSLSIVKRLDKETDVRARVMQVEHSPDVTYEDIGGLEEQMQEVRETVEMPLDRPEMFEKVGIDPPAGVLLYGPPGTGKTMLAKAVANQTNASFIKMAGSELVHKFIGEGAKLVRDLFEVARENEPAVIFIDEIDAIASKRTDSKTSGDAEVQRTMMQLLAEMDGFDERGNIRLIAATNRFDMLDPAILRPGRFDRLIEVPKPNEDGREIIFQIHTRKMNVSDDVDFEELAELAEEASGADIKAICTEAGMFAIRDDRTEIFMQDFVDAWEKIQQEAESADDVSRAFA
- the nth gene encoding endonuclease III; this encodes MGTPLDTRPAQAEEVLDRLYEEYPDTTISLSYSNRLELLIAVMLSAQCTDERVNTVTAELFAKYDSAEDYANADQEELAEDINSITYYNNKAKYIRSACADIIEKHDGAVPDTMSELTDLAGVGRKTANVVLQHGHDIVEGIVVDTHVQRLSRRLGLTEEEYPERIEEDLVPVVPETDWQQFTHLFISHGRAVCDARNPDCDACVLEDICPSSKLEHDVDLASGDEW
- a CDS encoding DUF7321 family protein encodes the protein MADETTFATLAAVTVTASLPFYLYGAWIMIDAETVSWEVLVYHLKVIFPGLVLNTVPVVTWMLPRLLQQLNGLSALHAILGLQAYAMLVFALTGIVRIFEAKWKADLYHNPDQDISLDDLHENMSAWRGRLRIGVFGYVIFWFLAWVLGVYRYVTGYLFV
- a CDS encoding DUF7319 domain-containing protein, with product MADSSSAPADDRASPDAGADDAVSEDELEALRREVEEKYDFENFGPADMAKMSVEEWEAAFDPDSWVVGEELLDRVEEELRYRVAIREVFAVLERVTENGEPRILAYSDEGYAVVYPDGSVEGEGTVLRDVKPTVALCSMDDFEVNQAPANVRLPGPDEVVQGTGDFGNRMLQIVAFGQLLGGLALIGAWVIVPEVQSIVAPVVGVVFLLIGLFLFVTVANARLSDRFRSEEYRDRLRAIGVEDGERPSFVPSFDGNADAQPLVEGPDGEPLSSEGS
- a CDS encoding halocyanin domain-containing protein, which produces MKRREFLRTAGGAAAAATAAAGTAAAAQEGGGGAQVQPDFGGWLDGVDGGYEDLRGQSEVTIEVGASGNGGNLAFAPAGIWVDPGTTVTWEWTGEGGGHNVKMEEGPAGLDSGAAVAEAGTTYEYTFEEGDAGINKYFCEPHKALGMLGAVAVGGDVATVEVGGGGGEKELEELGVPIQAHWVGAATILGIIVTVIYTFFILKYGESPNTGNTGGGE